Proteins encoded by one window of Branchiostoma floridae strain S238N-H82 chromosome 6, Bfl_VNyyK, whole genome shotgun sequence:
- the LOC118418071 gene encoding transmembrane 9 superfamily member 4-like, whose translation MLDTGQVMYEHGYRIGYVVDNVPYINNHLKLVLHYHTEDEETFRVVGFEVEPRRWVATLFLKATVTVFENNYFE comes from the exons ATGCTGGACACAGGACAAGTCATGTATGAGCACGGCTACAGAATCGGATATGTGGTGGACAATGTG cCATACATCAACAACCACTTGAAGCTTGTGTTGCACTACCACACAGAAGATGA GGAAACCTTCCGAGTAGTTGGCTTTGAAGTGGAGCCAAGGAGGTGGGTAGCGACTTTGTTCCTTAAGGCTACAGTcactgtttttgaaaataactACTTTGAATAA